One Flavobacteriales bacterium genomic window, TAACACTTTATGGTAACGACCCAGACCATCGACCTGACATTTACGGAAAAATTGGCAACTCTGGTGTGAGTATTTGTTGTTTGGACGATGCAAAAAAATTGTATTCTGGATTTAATTTGGCCGATCCAATTACCTCTGTATCAATGACAATTAATGGGCCGGCACCAATGATGTTGGGCTACTTTATGAATGCCGCTATTGACCAACAATGCGAAATTTACATCAAACAAAATGGTTTAGAAGCGGAAGTAAAACAAAAAATTGACGCATATTTTAACGAAAAAGGAACTGTACAACCACGATACAACGGAGCATTGCCCGAAGGAAATGATGGACTCGGTTTAATGCTTTTGGGCATGACTGGTGATATGGTTTTGCCAAAAGAAGTGTACGAAAAAATTAAAGCAGAAACCATTGCTCAAGTACGAGGCACGGTGCAAGCTGATATTCTTAAAGAAGATCAGGCTCAAAATACCTGTATTTTTAGTACTGAATTTGCATTGCGATTAATGGGAGATGTGCAGTCGTATTTTATTGATAATAAGGTGCGTAACTTTTATTCAGTAAGTATTTCGGGTTATCATATTGCCGAGGCTGGAGCCAACCCAATAAGTCAATTGGCATTTACCTTAGCCAATGGATTTACGTATGTAGAATACTACCTGAGCAGAGGTATGGACATCAACGAATTTGGGCCTAATTTGTCGTTCTTTTTCTCCAATGGAATTGACCCTGAGTATGCCGTAATTGGTCGAGTTGCCCGAAGAATTTGGGCTAAAGCCATGAAACTAAAATATGGTGCAGATGAACGAAGCCAGATGCTCAAGTACCATATCCAAACGAGTGGTAGAAGTTTGCACGCTCAAGAGATAGATTTCAATGATATTCGTACTACCTTGCAGGCACTTTATGCCATTTACGACAATTGTAACTCGCTGCATACCAATGCCTACGACGAGGCCATTACTACTCCTACCGAAGAAAGTGTACGAAGAGCAGTTGCTATTCAGCTTATTATAAATAGAGAATTGGGCTTGGCCAAAAACGAAAATCCGATGCAGGGTTCTTTTGTAATTGAAGAATTGACGGACTTGGTGGAAGAAGCGGTATTGGCCGAATTTGATCGAATTACTGAGCGTGGTGGTGTGTTGGGAGCAATGGAAACCATGTATCAACGGTCAAAAATTCAGGAAGAAAGTTTGTATTATGAAACACTAAAACATACTGGTGAGTATCCAATTATTGGGGTAAATACTTTTTTGAGTAGCAAAGGTTCACCCACGATAGTGCCACAAGAAGTAATTCGGGCAACCGAAGAAGAAAAGCAGTTTCAAATACAAACATTGCAAAATCTTCACCAACGAAATGCGGATAAATCTTTAGCGGAATTGAAAAACGTTCAGCAAACAGCATTAAAAAACCAAAATGTATTTGCCGCATTGATGGAAGCATGCAAAGTATGCTCCATTGGCCAAATTACCAACGCATTGTTTGAAGTGGGTGGCGAGTATAGAAGGAATATGTAAATTGAGAGTTTTTTTATAAGCATAAGAAAATATTGATGCGAGATTTTTTTGGTAAAAATTATTAAACCAACGAAAAATGTCGTAAATTTGTTGGACAAATGTCGGTTTATTATGAAAAAATATAACTTACCCGAAGAAATAACCCCACTCGTAGAAGAGCCTGCTATGCCCTATTTAGTTTCGTATAGCCAGAGGGGCATTCCTTTTCAACTATTTGAAAATCAATCAAATAAAATACCCTTTAACCAAAACGAATGGAGCAATTTGCTTCACTTGTCTGAACGTACCTTTCAACGCTATAAAAAAGAAAACAAAAAATTTGAGTCCATATATGCCGAGAAAATATTAGAGGTGCTTCTGCTTTTTAAACGAGGAAAAGAGGTTTTGGGTTCTAATCAGGCATTTTATGATTGGCTTCACGTTTCCAACATAGCCCTAGGAGATGTTGAGCCCATCTCGATTATAGACAACACTTTCGGCATCAAAATGGTGCAAGATGTTTTGGGAAGAATTGAGCATGGCATTTTTTCATAATGTTAGTCTATCGGCTTGCTAAAGAAAAATATGCATTAGATCTTTCTGGTGAGGGGTCGAAACTATACGGTGGTAGATGGAATAGTGTTGGCACACCTATGCTATATGCTGCTTCATCTCGCTCATTGGCCGTATTGGAATTGTTGGTAAACCTGGCCTCAACAAAGCTTCCCGAAGATATGTTTATGATTATCTTAAAAATAGATTTAGAGAATATTCCATTGTTGCCCCTCCCCCAAAACTGGCAAAGTTTGCCATTTGAATCTGCATCACAACGCACCGGAGACAACTGGGTAAAATCATCACAATTGGCCACAACCGTTCCTTCCGTGGTTATTCCTGAGGAGCAAAATATTCTCTTAAATCCACTATCTTCCAACTTCGGTTCTATTGTTAGAATAATTGAAACAAAGCCTTTCTATTTTGATAAGAGGTTAATGAAAGGCTCATAAACGTTTTATGAGCCCTATTGCTTTTCAAACGTCCTTTTCTTATTTGAGTTAAAGATACCCCACCTTCCTTACCTTTGCATAAAATATAAAATATGAACACCATCAACTGGCAAACAGCCAAAGAATACGAAGACATAACTTATAAAAAATGTAACGGCGTTGCTCGCATCGCTTTTAATCGCCCCAATGTTCGCAATGCATTTCGCCCCAAAACCACCTCCGAGCTTTTAGATGCTTTTCATAATGCCCAGGAAGATACGAGGATTGGCGTGATTTTGTTGAGTGCAGAAGGTCCGAGTACGAAGGATGGAGTATATTCTTTTTGCAGTGGTGGAGACCAACGTGCCAGAGGTCATCAAGGCTATGTTGGGGAGGACAATTATCATCGGTTGAATATTTTGGATGTGCAACGTCTTATTAGGTTTATGCCAAAAGTAGTTATAGCCGTGGTGCCGGGTTGGGCCGTTGGCGGTGGACATAGCCTGCACGTGGTTTGTGACCTGACTTTGGCCAGTAAAGAACATGCCATTTTTAAACAAACAGATGCAGATGTAACGAGTTTCGATGGCGGTTACGGTTCTGCCTATTTGGCTAAATTGGTGGGACAGAAAAAAGCACGAGAAATTTTCTTTTTGGGCAGAAATTATTCGGCACAAGAAGCTTTTGAAATGGGTATGGTAAATGCAGTAATTCCACATGCCGAACTTGAAAACACCGCCTTTGAGTGGGCTCAGGAAATTTTGGCAAAATCTCCCACAAGTATAAAAATGCTAAAATTTGCCATGAACTTAACCGATGACGGCATGGTGGGACAACAGGTGTTTGCCGGTGAAGCTACCCGATTGGCCTATATGACTGACGAGGCAAAGGAAGGCCGTAATGCTTTTCTTGAAAAAAGGAAACCTGATTTCGGAAAAGACAAATGGATACCATAAAGTTGTTTAGCGAAACAGTTTTAATCCGGAAGGAATTATCGAAAAAGTTAATTGATTTTCAGCCTGTTGGCACTCTCCATCCAAATGAGTAAAAAGTGGTTCGTTAAGGGTAATTGTTGCCTCTTTTAAGCGGTATCTTTTTATGAGTTTATGATTCTTTTTTTGCAACAACGACCAAACAAAAGCAGGAATTTGAATCATCTTTGGCTTCTTTAAAAATACAAAATCAAGCTCGCCGTCGGTATAGCTGGCATCGGGAGCTACAAAAAAATTATTGCCCCATTGTGTGCCATTTGCCACATCCAACATAAAAGCTGTTTCAACTGTTTCTGTTTCATCCAATTTTATTTCGAATTGCGTATTTTGAGCCTTATTGAATTCTTTTTTTACTGCCAAAATATACGAGAACAACCCTCTACGCTTTATTGTTGAAAATGTTTTAACCACTTGTCCGGCAAAGCCGATTCCGGCCACATTGCAAAACACTTTACCATTTAGCAACCCAAGATCCATGTATTCTATTTTGGCAGAATTTAATGCTTTTATGGCCTCTTGCGGATTCATTGAAATACCCAGTTCGCGTGCCAAACCATTTCCACTTCCCATCGGTATTATGCCCAATGCAACATTTGTCTTGCTCAACATAGAAGCCAACAAGTTTATTGTTCCATCACCACCTACGGCTATTACCACCTCTCCGTTCGATTCAATAAAATGATTGACCTTTCCCAAAAGTTCATCCGCTTTATTCCACCAAAATATATCAATCGAAAATATGGAGCTATCTAAATAGTTATCAATTAGTTGTGGAATATTCTTTTTTGATTTTCCTCCAGAAATCGGATTAACGACAAAAAGAATTGAAGTTTTTGGACTCATTAATTTGTCAAGGCATATTGCACCAAATTGGCTCCCATTTTTAGGGCTTTTTGGCGGGTTTCTTCCGAATCGCCATGTATGCCAAAATCTTCCCAACCATTGCCCAAATCGCACTCTACGTCAAAAAAACACACCAATCTTCCTTGATAAATCAAGCCATATCCCTTTGGTGGTTTGCCATCGTGTTCGTGAATTTTTGGCAGGCCGTTCGGAAATTTAAACTTCTGACTATATAGTGTATGCGTAAACGGTAATTCAACAAAATCCAATTCGGGAAACACTTTTTTCATTTGTGGGCGAATGAATTTCTCCAGACCATAGTTATCATCGATATGCAAAAAACCACCAGCTTCCAAGTATTTTCTCAAATTATCAGCTTCATTGTCTGAAAAAACCACGTTTCCATGACCTGTTAGATAAATAAACGGATAATTATAAATATCTGAACTGCCCACTTCTACGGTTTGGTCGGCGGGGTCAATGCTGGTTTTTAGGTTTTCGTTGCAAAATTTTATTAGGTTTGGAAGAGCCGTCCGGTTGGCATACCAGTCTCCTCCCCCATTGTATTTTACTTTGGCTATTTGTATAGAATATCGCTGCGAAAACGATGTTCCCACTAAAAAGATTAACAATACAATTGCAAAATTTCTGTTCATTTTGAGTTTGCTAAATTAACGTAAAATGATTTATCAAAGTACATGCCACCACTGCTGCCGTTTCGGTTCTCAATCTCGAATTTCCGAGAGAAGTGGGCAGATAACCTCCGTTTATCAACCCTTTAATTTCAGTTTCTGAAAAATCTCCCTCAGGGCCTATTAAAATTGTGGTTTGTTTTTGTGAAATTATATTGCCGATAGTAGCTTTTTGACCTTCATAGCAATGTGCAACAAGTTTTATTTCTGAATCATCGGTTTTGATAAAATCGTTTAGTTTTTGATCGGCCACTAACTCGGGCATCCACAAATTTCCGGATTGTTTTAAAGCCGAAATCGCCTTTTTTTCAATTCTACCCAAATTTAAACGGCTTCGTTCGCTGTTTTCGGTTTGGATAAAAGCAATTTTTTGCACACCAATTTCAACCATTTTCTCGGTCATCCACTCCATTCTATCCGCATTTTTTGTCGGAGAGACAGCCACCACACACGTAGATTTTTGAGATTGAAATTTGGTTTCTAAAATATCCAAACTCACTCTTTTTCCCGCGGTTTCAATGGCACAAGTGTACCTGTTACCTTTTCCATCAATAACCCAAAGGCTTGTACCAATGGTCAATCTCATTACTTTGGTGCAATGTCGGCTTTCTTCTTCGTCAAGAATAATTTTATCATTTTCGATATGTTGACTAAAGAAAGTGTGCATAAACTACAAAGCACTCAATTGCTTTTCGCTCTTTTCTGATTTCAACCAAAACAAACTTATAAAACCAAACACAAAAATAGAGGCAAGTATGATAACCGCATTTCGCATTCCTCCAAAATTTCCAGTGGTATAGCCATATAAAAATGGGCCGATGATGAGGCCAATTTTTTCTAAAACATCATAAAAACTGAAATAGGAAGCATGGTCGGTGGTTTCGCTTGGCAGCATCTGCGAATACGTGGAGCGACTCATCGATTGTATTCCACCCATTACAAAACCAACAATGGCTGCCAGAATATAAAATTCTGAAGGCTCAGAGATATTGTATGCAATAAGGCAAACCACTATCCATATAAGAACGGCAATTTTAATAACCCAAATATTGCCAATTTTTTTAGCAATTCGTGACATGACCATAGCACCCAAAACCGCCACCAACTGTATAAGAATTATACTGACTATCAATCCGCTGGTATCCACTTCGCCGTTCACAACAGGCCAGTTTATTTCTTCTTCGGCAAAAACAACTGCCAGCAGCATTATGGTTTGAACTCCCATATTGTAGATGAAATAGGAGAATAGAAACCGTTTAACTTGCTTCAAATGTCGCAGCTCTTGCCACACTTTCTGTAATTCTTTAAAACCTTTAAAAATGTATCCTGCCTCTTTTATTGGTTTTTTGTTATACACATTATGCGGTAGTCGGGCATAGGTTATTTGGGAGAAACCAGCCCACCACAGGCCAACAGCCACAAAGCCAAGTCGAGGAATAAGACCGCCTTGTTCTGGAAATGTTTTTATGGCAATTAGAATGGAAATTAATAATAAAATACTACCTATATAGCCCAGAGAAAATCCTTTGGCACTGATTTTATTGTGCATATCGGGTGTTGCAATTTCGGGCAAATAAGAGTTATAAAAAACCAAACTTCCCCAAAAACCAATGCTGGCCAAAAAAGGAGAAATTAAACTAAGTTCAAGATGATTTGGATTGAAAAAAAACAAGGTTACACACGATGCCGCACCCAAATAACAAAAAAACTGAAGGAATCTTTTTTTGCTTCCGGTGTAGTCGGCAATGCCGCTTAGCAGCGGCACCATGATGGTAACAACCAAAAATGAGGCAGAAAACACATACGAATAAAGCTCCATGTGTTCAAAATTTCGTCCCCAAAAATCTACTCTTTCGGGAGTCATTTTTCGATAAAACATCGGAAAAACAACAGAAGTAATAACCAAATTATAAACCGAATTTGCCCAATCGTAAAATGCCCAACCGTTTATAACTTTTGGATTGTTTTTTTCAAGCATACGGCCTCGAAGTAACGAAAAAAAGAGAAACTAAGCTGCTCTTTGCTGAAACTTGCTCAATTTCTTTTGAGCTGTGTCTATACTGATGGTTACTTTTTTAGATTTTTTATCAGATGGCGATTCGTACATATAGTCCAACAAAAGTGCCTCGCACATAGACCGAAGACCTCTTGCTCCTAACTTAAACTCCATGGCCTTGTCAACAATATATTCAACGACATTTTTATCAAAAACCAATTCTTTACCCTCCAATTCAAACAATTTTTCGTATTGTTTAATCAGGGCATTTTTAGGTTTTGTAAGAATTTCAATCAAAGCCTCTTTATCCAACGTATCCAAATGGGTAAGCACCGGAAGTCGGCCAATTATCTCAGGAATAAGCCCAAAACTTCTCAAATCAAGCGGCGATATATATTGCAAAATATTATCCCGATTGGAAGCCAATTGTTGGTCTTTTTGATTTTTAAATCCGACTTTGCTTGTTGCAATTCTTCGCTCAATTATTTTTTCTATCCCTTCAAAAGCACCGCCGCAGATAAACAGAATGTTGCTGGTATCAACGGCAATATATTTTTGATCAGGATGCTTTCTGCCACCTTGTGGTGGCACGTTGGTAATGGTTCCCTCCAACAATTTGAGCAAACCTTGCTGAACACCTTCTCCACTCACATCTCGAGTAATGCTTGGGTTATCGCTTTTGCGGCTTATTTTGTCCACCTCATCCAAATAAACAATACCCCGCTCGGCGGCCTCTACATTATAATCGGCAGCCTGTAGCAACCGCGTGATAATGCTTTCCACGTCCTCGCCCACATAGCCAGCTTCTGTTAAAACGGTGGCATCGGCAATACAAAACGGAACGTTTAAAATTTTGGCTAATGTTTTAGCAATCAAGGTTTTGCCCGTTCCCGTTTGCCCAACCATCAAAATGTTTGATTTTTCAATCTCTACGCTGTTCGACTGAACATTTTTAAGATGAATCAACCTTTTGTAGTGATTATAAACCGCTACCGAAAGTACCTTTTTTGCCTCGTATTGACCAATGACATACTCATCAAGATATTCTTTTATCTCAATCGGTTTTTTAAGATCAATTTTAAATTCTGTTGATTTCTTTTTCTTTTTATCCCTACCACCACTCTCTTCCGAAACAATTTGATACCCTTGCATAATGCAATCATCGCATATATGTGCATCCACACCCGCAATTAGCATTTCAACCTCGCTTCGCTTTCTACCACAAAAAGAACACTCCATGTAAGGCTATTTTTTTATTTTTTTTGCGTTTAATAAAATGTCGTCAACCATTCCATACGCTTTCGCTTCTTCGGCAGTCATCCAATAATCTCGGTCAGAATCTTCCGAAACTTTATCAAACTTTTGGCCCGAATGGTGAGCTATGATATCGTAAAGCTCCTTTTTTAGTTTTTTGATTTCGTTCACGGTAATCTCCATATCACTGGCCTGTCCTTGAGCTCCGCCCAATGGCTGATGAATCATGGTTCGCGAGTGTTTTAGAGCAGTTCTTTTACCGGCAGCCCCGGCACACAACAAAACTGCGGCCATACTGGCTGCAATGCCTGTGCAGATGGTGGCAACATCTGAATTGATTATCTGCATGGTATCGTAAATACCCAACCCTGCATACACCGAACCTCCCGGGCTATTTACGTAAATCTGAATGTCACGATTTGGATCATTCGAATCCAAAAACAACAACTGACCGATGATAATATTGGCCACCTGGTCGTTGATAGGCACCCCAAGAAAGATAATTCTATCCATCATCAATCTTGAAAAGATGTCCATAGAAGCCACATTCAACTGTCGTTCTTCAATAATGTTTGGTGTTAAACCAACAGGTGTATATACGCTTTGAATGTAATTATCAACGTGTAAACTATTGATACCTAAATGTTTCGTTGCGTATTTTTGAAATTCTTTACCGTAATCCATTGTTAAAAATATTGTCCAAAAATAACCATTTAGTGATGATTATGTTCATGATTATGATGTTCAATCATTTTATAGAAATCATCTACCTGTATATCTTTGGTTTCAATGGTAACCATACTTTTTATTTGCTGCATCACCTTTCGGTTAATGGCCATATCTCCCACTCTTCGCATAAAATCGCGGTCTTCTTTGTTCTTTTGCTCAAAGTATTTTATGGTTTCCATGTCCGGATTTGTAAGACCATATTGACGAAGTAGCTGCACGGTGTAGCCATAAGAAACATCGGCAATTTCTTCATTGCTTACCTCAAGTTTAAACTCGCTTACCAATTTTTCAGTAATCAATTGCGAGCGTAAATGTCCTGCCTCATGCTGATATTTTTCGTCGATGTTTTCGTCAGTATAGGTATCCGGATAGGTTTTAACCAACCATCTTTTCAAAAATGCGTCAGGCAGTGTCAATGAATGGTTGTCATGAATTAAATGCGAAATGCTGTGTT contains:
- a CDS encoding DUF2384 domain-containing protein, which produces MKKYNLPEEITPLVEEPAMPYLVSYSQRGIPFQLFENQSNKIPFNQNEWSNLLHLSERTFQRYKKENKKFESIYAEKILEVLLLFKRGKEVLGSNQAFYDWLHVSNIALGDVEPISIIDNTFGIKMVQDVLGRIEHGIFS
- a CDS encoding RES family NAD+ phosphorylase, with amino-acid sequence MLVYRLAKEKYALDLSGEGSKLYGGRWNSVGTPMLYAASSRSLAVLELLVNLASTKLPEDMFMIILKIDLENIPLLPLPQNWQSLPFESASQRTGDNWVKSSQLATTVPSVVIPEEQNILLNPLSSNFGSIVRIIETKPFYFDKRLMKGS
- a CDS encoding 1,4-dihydroxy-2-naphthoyl-CoA synthase, which translates into the protein MNTINWQTAKEYEDITYKKCNGVARIAFNRPNVRNAFRPKTTSELLDAFHNAQEDTRIGVILLSAEGPSTKDGVYSFCSGGDQRARGHQGYVGEDNYHRLNILDVQRLIRFMPKVVIAVVPGWAVGGGHSLHVVCDLTLASKEHAIFKQTDADVTSFDGGYGSAYLAKLVGQKKAREIFFLGRNYSAQEAFEMGMVNAVIPHAELENTAFEWAQEILAKSPTSIKMLKFAMNLTDDGMVGQQVFAGEATRLAYMTDEAKEGRNAFLEKRKPDFGKDKWIP
- a CDS encoding DUF4159 domain-containing protein; its protein translation is MNRNFAIVLLIFLVGTSFSQRYSIQIAKVKYNGGGDWYANRTALPNLIKFCNENLKTSIDPADQTVEVGSSDIYNYPFIYLTGHGNVVFSDNEADNLRKYLEAGGFLHIDDNYGLEKFIRPQMKKVFPELDFVELPFTHTLYSQKFKFPNGLPKIHEHDGKPPKGYGLIYQGRLVCFFDVECDLGNGWEDFGIHGDSEETRQKALKMGANLVQYALTN
- a CDS encoding 16S rRNA (uracil(1498)-N(3))-methyltransferase, with translation MHTFFSQHIENDKIILDEEESRHCTKVMRLTIGTSLWVIDGKGNRYTCAIETAGKRVSLDILETKFQSQKSTCVVAVSPTKNADRMEWMTEKMVEIGVQKIAFIQTENSERSRLNLGRIEKKAISALKQSGNLWMPELVADQKLNDFIKTDDSEIKLVAHCYEGQKATIGNIISQKQTTILIGPEGDFSETEIKGLINGGYLPTSLGNSRLRTETAAVVACTLINHFTLI
- a CDS encoding MFS transporter → MLEKNNPKVINGWAFYDWANSVYNLVITSVVFPMFYRKMTPERVDFWGRNFEHMELYSYVFSASFLVVTIMVPLLSGIADYTGSKKRFLQFFCYLGAASCVTLFFFNPNHLELSLISPFLASIGFWGSLVFYNSYLPEIATPDMHNKISAKGFSLGYIGSILLLISILIAIKTFPEQGGLIPRLGFVAVGLWWAGFSQITYARLPHNVYNKKPIKEAGYIFKGFKELQKVWQELRHLKQVKRFLFSYFIYNMGVQTIMLLAVVFAEEEINWPVVNGEVDTSGLIVSIILIQLVAVLGAMVMSRIAKKIGNIWVIKIAVLIWIVVCLIAYNISEPSEFYILAAIVGFVMGGIQSMSRSTYSQMLPSETTDHASYFSFYDVLEKIGLIIGPFLYGYTTGNFGGMRNAVIILASIFVFGFISLFWLKSEKSEKQLSAL
- the clpX gene encoding ATP-dependent Clp protease ATP-binding subunit ClpX gives rise to the protein MECSFCGRKRSEVEMLIAGVDAHICDDCIMQGYQIVSEESGGRDKKKKKSTEFKIDLKKPIEIKEYLDEYVIGQYEAKKVLSVAVYNHYKRLIHLKNVQSNSVEIEKSNILMVGQTGTGKTLIAKTLAKILNVPFCIADATVLTEAGYVGEDVESIITRLLQAADYNVEAAERGIVYLDEVDKISRKSDNPSITRDVSGEGVQQGLLKLLEGTITNVPPQGGRKHPDQKYIAVDTSNILFICGGAFEGIEKIIERRIATSKVGFKNQKDQQLASNRDNILQYISPLDLRSFGLIPEIIGRLPVLTHLDTLDKEALIEILTKPKNALIKQYEKLFELEGKELVFDKNVVEYIVDKAMEFKLGARGLRSMCEALLLDYMYESPSDKKSKKVTISIDTAQKKLSKFQQRAA
- the clpP gene encoding ATP-dependent Clp endopeptidase proteolytic subunit ClpP, which codes for MDYGKEFQKYATKHLGINSLHVDNYIQSVYTPVGLTPNIIEERQLNVASMDIFSRLMMDRIIFLGVPINDQVANIIIGQLLFLDSNDPNRDIQIYVNSPGGSVYAGLGIYDTMQIINSDVATICTGIAASMAAVLLCAGAAGKRTALKHSRTMIHQPLGGAQGQASDMEITVNEIKKLKKELYDIIAHHSGQKFDKVSEDSDRDYWMTAEEAKAYGMVDDILLNAKKIKK